One Bacillus sp. F19 genomic region harbors:
- a CDS encoding creatininase family protein, protein MNAFEIHGRQLDELKQAAFVVLPLGSFEYHGPHSPYGTDIILAESFGGLIHKDLGGIVYPTVPYSSCPGKTAKYPGTISVRPSIMLEYLSDILEGILKLGVQRIILLNAHDANMGLSRSVAEYISIRHPNAKFLLINWWQMVEIEKAEEIGFIGTSGRGHGGPFEMSAVKAFRPDLVKVEREDNEFSDTNKYSTLPYITVEGAPESWDGYTGLIVQTAQEKGEVIVRTAADNMNKLIKNWLIGTGKGV, encoded by the coding sequence ATGAACGCATTTGAAATACATGGACGACAATTAGATGAATTAAAACAAGCTGCCTTTGTGGTACTGCCTCTTGGAAGTTTTGAATACCACGGTCCCCATTCTCCCTATGGTACGGACATTATTCTTGCTGAAAGCTTCGGGGGGTTAATTCATAAAGACCTTGGTGGCATCGTCTATCCAACTGTTCCCTATTCATCCTGTCCAGGAAAAACGGCTAAGTATCCAGGAACCATTTCTGTTCGACCATCTATCATGCTTGAATACTTGTCGGATATATTAGAGGGAATACTCAAACTTGGTGTCCAAAGGATTATTCTCCTAAATGCGCATGATGCTAACATGGGACTATCTCGATCGGTCGCGGAATATATATCCATTCGTCATCCAAATGCAAAGTTTCTATTAATAAATTGGTGGCAAATGGTCGAAATTGAGAAAGCTGAGGAAATCGGATTTATTGGTACAAGCGGAAGAGGACATGGAGGTCCATTTGAAATGTCTGCAGTAAAGGCATTCAGGCCTGATCTAGTAAAAGTAGAAAGAGAAGATAATGAGTTCAGTGACACAAACAAGTATTCAACTCTCCCATATATAACCGTTGAGGGAGCACCTGAGAGTTGGGATGGTTATACAGGATTAATTGTACAAACAGCCCAGGAAAAGGGAGAAGTAATTGTCAGAACAGCGGCTGATAACATGAATAAGCTGATAAAAAATTGGCTTATCGGTACCGGGAAAGGGGTTTGA
- a CDS encoding iron ABC transporter permease yields MASMQDKSNTENFWPRLSRSKYFIYVLVSPIFLILLAYVIYPFYQTFLESFSNEGSTLANYKKFFSLESTANLEALWNSVYISVLSVITCALVGVAMAFLLERYEFPGRKILSVLVLVPMALPPLVGVLSFTFLYGESGIFPRAVQELFNLDSVPFSLKGITGVIVVHTFTMYTYFYLTASAAIKGLDPSLEEAATSLGSGRIRIWLKVILPMLTPALVASSLLVFMIAMASYTAPLIFGVERTMTMQIYLSRTNGNLDMAATQSTILSFVSISFLILMRWYQNKRNYQNQSKGISVHRTEVRSSFMKYFSMMLSIIGVVILLLPILVLVLISFSVDGTWTVQVLPPAYTFEHYLALFTDERTWRPIWNSIQMSFVATIGNIIFGVAAAYVMVRTKFKGKTVLDILIMVPWALPGTVVAVNLIAAFSEPSVFSFNQVLIGTFWILPLAYFVRHLPLIFRSTSASLMQVDQSIEEAARSLGASWMTSFRRIVLPMTMTGILAGTLLAFVQGIGEFVASILIYSTSTMPLSVAIFQKMYAFQFGTACAYGVLQILLILIVLFVSQKLTNGKAGSAM; encoded by the coding sequence ATGGCTTCAATGCAGGATAAATCAAACACTGAAAATTTTTGGCCAAGGCTCTCACGTTCAAAATATTTTATTTATGTTCTTGTTTCCCCCATTTTTTTAATCCTCCTAGCATACGTTATTTATCCTTTTTATCAAACGTTTCTAGAGAGCTTTTCTAATGAGGGCAGTACACTTGCTAACTACAAGAAATTTTTCAGTCTTGAAAGCACAGCAAACCTTGAAGCGTTGTGGAACAGTGTGTATATATCGGTTTTAAGCGTCATTACTTGTGCCCTAGTTGGAGTCGCAATGGCCTTTTTACTGGAACGATATGAATTTCCCGGCAGAAAGATTCTGTCTGTACTTGTACTTGTCCCTATGGCATTGCCACCTCTTGTTGGGGTACTATCGTTTACATTCTTGTATGGAGAAAGTGGAATTTTCCCTCGCGCAGTACAGGAGCTCTTCAATTTAGATAGCGTTCCTTTTTCTTTAAAAGGAATCACAGGCGTTATCGTTGTCCATACATTCACTATGTACACTTATTTCTACCTAACGGCGTCTGCTGCAATTAAAGGGCTTGATCCTTCTTTGGAGGAGGCAGCTACGAGCTTGGGCTCTGGCAGAATACGCATTTGGTTAAAAGTAATTTTGCCGATGCTTACCCCTGCTCTGGTTGCTTCGTCCTTACTGGTTTTTATGATAGCGATGGCTTCTTATACTGCCCCATTGATATTCGGTGTGGAACGAACAATGACGATGCAGATTTACCTTTCTAGAACTAATGGGAACCTGGATATGGCTGCAACTCAGTCTACAATTCTATCGTTTGTTTCAATTTCCTTCCTTATCTTGATGAGATGGTATCAAAACAAACGTAACTATCAAAACCAAAGTAAAGGAATCAGCGTCCATCGGACAGAAGTACGTTCTTCCTTTATGAAATACTTCTCTATGATGCTCTCAATTATCGGTGTTGTCATTTTATTGCTACCAATTCTTGTTTTAGTTCTTATTTCTTTTTCAGTAGATGGGACTTGGACGGTTCAAGTTTTGCCGCCAGCCTATACATTTGAACATTATCTAGCTCTTTTTACAGATGAACGAACATGGCGGCCGATATGGAACTCAATTCAAATGAGCTTTGTTGCCACCATAGGAAATATCATTTTCGGTGTAGCTGCAGCTTATGTTATGGTCCGGACTAAATTTAAAGGAAAAACAGTTTTAGATATTCTGATTATGGTACCTTGGGCACTCCCAGGAACGGTTGTAGCGGTAAACCTTATTGCTGCATTCAGCGAACCATCTGTATTCAGCTTTAATCAAGTTCTGATTGGGACGTTCTGGATTCTTCCACTTGCTTACTTTGTCAGACACTTGCCACTCATTTTCAGGTCAACCTCTGCAAGTTTAATGCAAGTGGATCAATCAATCGAAGAAGCAGCAAGAAGTCTGGGGGCTAGTTGGATGACTTCCTTCCGGAGAATTGTCCTCCCTATGACTATGACGGGTATTCTTGCAGGTACATTGCTCGCATTTGTACAGGGTATCGGCGAATTTGTCGCTTCAATCTTAATTTATAGTACATCGACAATGCCCTTATCTGTTGCGATATTCCAAAAAATGTATGCTTTTCAATTTGGGACAGCATGTGCATACGGTGTATTGCAAATCCTGTTAATTCTTATCGTCCTATTCGTCTCACAAAAATTGACAAATGGAAAAGCTGGATCTGCAATGTAA
- a CDS encoding ABC transporter ATP-binding protein: protein MKSVKLDKVSKMFGKARGVSNVDITIKPGEFFTFLGPSGCGKTTTLRMIAGFYFPSDGKVLFDNQDVTTLQPNKRNIGMVFQNYALFPHMTVFENIAFGLEVRKLSKTEIKSKVERAQLMVHLDQYGHRKINELSGGQQQRVALARALVIEPSILLLDEPLSNLDAKLREETRLEIKRLQLELGVTTIYVTHDQTEAMAMSDRIMVMNNGVVQQVGSPEEIYNKPVNNFVASFIGEANVLDATIENISGNEVTVKTADGLNFKGRTENTSPNVTFRKGESIKLSIRPEAFAEGEGPNQFNAEVQFVEFTGVTINYIVKVNETSLKIMVVNKGNKVLSRGEKITLHIPDRSIYFIGE from the coding sequence ATGAAAAGCGTGAAGCTAGATAAAGTAAGCAAAATGTTTGGGAAGGCTCGTGGCGTAAGTAACGTTGATATTACCATAAAGCCAGGTGAGTTTTTTACATTCTTAGGACCGAGTGGGTGTGGCAAAACCACAACCCTGAGAATGATTGCTGGTTTCTACTTTCCTTCTGATGGAAAAGTGCTCTTTGATAATCAGGATGTGACGACCCTACAGCCTAACAAAAGGAATATTGGGATGGTTTTTCAAAACTATGCACTGTTTCCCCATATGACAGTTTTTGAGAATATCGCTTTCGGTCTAGAAGTTCGAAAGTTAAGCAAAACAGAAATTAAAAGTAAGGTTGAACGGGCACAGTTAATGGTGCATCTCGATCAATATGGCCACCGAAAAATAAATGAGTTATCAGGAGGACAGCAGCAGCGCGTTGCCCTTGCAAGAGCTCTTGTAATTGAGCCTAGCATCCTTCTTTTGGATGAACCACTATCAAATTTAGATGCAAAGTTGCGGGAAGAGACGCGCCTTGAAATCAAACGATTACAGTTAGAACTTGGTGTGACAACCATTTATGTTACCCATGATCAAACAGAAGCAATGGCGATGTCAGACAGAATTATGGTTATGAACAATGGTGTTGTTCAGCAGGTTGGATCACCAGAAGAAATCTATAATAAACCAGTTAATAACTTCGTTGCTTCATTTATAGGAGAAGCCAATGTCCTAGATGCAACCATTGAGAACATATCAGGAAACGAAGTAACGGTGAAAACTGCAGATGGGTTGAATTTTAAAGGTAGGACTGAAAATACGTCACCGAACGTGACTTTTCGTAAAGGAGAATCTATTAAGCTATCAATACGTCCAGAAGCTTTTGCAGAGGGAGAAGGGCCAAATCAGTTCAATGCAGAAGTTCAGTTTGTGGAATTTACAGGTGTCACCATCAACTATATTGTAAAAGTAAACGAAACCTCGCTTAAAATAATGGTTGTAAATAAAGGAAATAAGGTGCTTAGCCGGGGAGAGAAAATTACGCTCCACATTCCTGATCGAAGTATCTATTTCATTGGAGAATAG
- a CDS encoding extracellular solute-binding protein: MFKKKGLFSLLLVMVMLFIAACSSNSSGGNETKGNDPKNEGDTGKLVIYTARDQAVVDKVIGMFNEKYPDIEVETLTMGAQQILERVRGEKANPQADFWWGGTQSSLMVAADEDLLAEFKPSFDDVIKEEHKDSEGRWYGEMLLPEVIMINSEALKKKDAPKDWDDLLDEEWKDKIVIRGVMASGTMRTIYSSMIFREGAETPEKGYEWLEKLDANTKEYAQDPTNLYLKLARQEGLISLWNLQDILLQKNENNQPFDYVYPESGAPILVDGVAMVEGAKNKSNAEKFYEFLFSKETRAKLADELYQIPTRTDIAEEDMPEWYKELDLKALDIDWSVMAEKEAEWMQHWDENIKGK; the protein is encoded by the coding sequence ATGTTTAAGAAAAAGGGGTTATTTAGCTTACTTTTGGTTATGGTAATGCTCTTCATTGCTGCATGCAGCAGCAATAGCAGCGGGGGAAATGAAACAAAAGGAAATGACCCAAAAAATGAAGGCGATACAGGTAAACTTGTAATTTACACAGCTCGTGACCAAGCGGTTGTAGACAAAGTAATTGGAATGTTTAACGAAAAGTATCCCGATATAGAGGTCGAGACACTTACGATGGGAGCCCAACAAATCTTAGAGCGTGTTCGTGGAGAGAAAGCGAATCCACAGGCTGATTTTTGGTGGGGAGGCACTCAATCTTCTCTTATGGTAGCAGCAGATGAAGATCTTCTTGCAGAGTTTAAACCATCTTTTGATGATGTGATTAAAGAAGAACATAAAGATTCTGAGGGCCGTTGGTATGGGGAAATGCTTTTACCTGAAGTTATTATGATTAACAGTGAAGCTCTAAAGAAAAAAGATGCGCCAAAAGACTGGGATGATCTTTTAGATGAAGAATGGAAGGACAAGATTGTCATTCGTGGTGTTATGGCTTCTGGAACGATGAGAACGATTTACTCATCTATGATTTTCCGTGAAGGGGCAGAGACTCCTGAGAAAGGTTATGAATGGTTAGAAAAGCTTGATGCTAATACGAAAGAGTATGCTCAAGACCCGACTAATTTATATTTGAAGTTAGCTAGACAAGAAGGTTTAATTTCACTTTGGAATCTGCAAGATATTCTCCTTCAAAAAAATGAAAATAACCAGCCTTTTGATTATGTCTATCCAGAAAGCGGTGCACCAATTTTAGTTGATGGAGTAGCCATGGTAGAGGGTGCAAAAAACAAGTCTAATGCAGAAAAATTCTATGAGTTCCTGTTCTCAAAAGAAACAAGAGCTAAACTTGCCGATGAATTATATCAAATTCCAACACGTACGGATATTGCAGAAGAAGATATGCCTGAATGGTATAAAGAGTTAGATCTAAAAGCGCTCGATATCGATTGGTCAGTAATGGCAGAAAAAGAAGCCGAGTGGATGCAGCATTGGGATGAAAATATTAAAGGAAAATAA
- a CDS encoding ROK family transcriptional regulator encodes MTSFSKGKASPPLLRELNRNLILQELRSHPLQSRAALSKKTKLSRPSVSELVKEMIKEGLIREVGIGNSTSSGGRKPILLEYNAQSNFVVGSIFQDGLMKVTLADMDGNLIKTLSEFITMPANDSAIFNAVDSLLTKIITSFAISKNQILGMVIGVPGITTETGEGIGFSPGLSWSDTDVVKAFEEHIGVPVVIDNDVNLMALGEFHKGLGVKYQNTIYLFAGNGIGSAIILNGEFIRGAHKAAGEIGYMLIGDTLNKKKDMGVFESNYGSTRLLQRMESIGLPVDYSKRAITQLQSFSSQHSTARDLLNELLKNWTTAIVNLASILDPELIILSGDMSDLQNEYLEKLIKSIDTYIPKLPLIVLTTLGSKAGLYGAVHLALGEFTQFGSQNRSL; translated from the coding sequence GTGACGTCTTTTTCAAAAGGAAAAGCAAGTCCTCCATTACTGAGAGAGCTAAATCGAAATTTAATATTACAGGAGCTTCGATCCCATCCACTTCAGTCTCGAGCCGCATTATCAAAAAAAACAAAATTAAGCAGACCTAGTGTGTCAGAACTGGTAAAAGAAATGATAAAAGAGGGACTAATTCGCGAAGTTGGCATAGGGAACTCTACTTCAAGTGGTGGACGCAAACCCATTTTACTGGAGTACAATGCTCAATCAAATTTTGTAGTGGGTTCTATTTTCCAAGATGGGTTAATGAAAGTGACACTTGCAGATATGGATGGGAATTTGATCAAAACTTTAAGTGAGTTCATTACAATGCCTGCTAACGATAGCGCTATTTTTAACGCAGTGGATTCTTTGTTGACCAAGATCATCACTTCATTTGCAATATCCAAGAACCAGATTCTAGGCATGGTCATCGGCGTACCAGGAATCACCACAGAAACAGGAGAAGGAATAGGGTTTTCTCCAGGGCTATCATGGTCTGACACCGATGTTGTAAAAGCATTTGAAGAACATATCGGTGTACCTGTGGTCATTGACAACGATGTGAATCTAATGGCACTCGGTGAATTTCATAAAGGGTTGGGTGTCAAATATCAAAATACCATATACCTATTTGCTGGAAACGGAATTGGAAGCGCTATCATTTTAAACGGGGAATTTATAAGGGGTGCACATAAGGCAGCCGGAGAGATTGGGTATATGCTAATCGGTGACACTTTAAATAAAAAAAAAGACATGGGTGTTTTTGAATCCAATTATGGTTCTACTAGGTTATTGCAAAGGATGGAAAGCATAGGTCTTCCTGTTGATTATAGTAAAAGAGCTATTACTCAGCTTCAAAGCTTCTCTTCGCAACATTCAACTGCTCGTGATTTATTAAATGAACTTCTTAAAAACTGGACTACAGCCATTGTAAACCTCGCGAGCATCCTGGATCCTGAACTCATTATTCTTTCTGGAGATATGTCAGACCTGCAGAACGAGTACTTGGAGAAATTAATTAAAAGCATAGATACATACATTCCCAAATTACCATTAATAGTTTTAACAACTCTTGGTTCTAAAGCTGGACTATATGGTGCAGTTCATCTAGCACTGGGGGAATTCACCCAGTTCGGCTCTCAGAATAGATCATTATAA